A genomic region of Fundulus heteroclitus isolate FHET01 chromosome 24, MU-UCD_Fhet_4.1, whole genome shotgun sequence contains the following coding sequences:
- the LOC110367795 gene encoding zinc finger BED domain-containing protein 4 produces the protein MLRKWGVPKTLIHVVLRDNAKNMIKAMTDAGLQSLPCFAHTLQLVVNEGLLVQRSVTDAVTIGRKIVRHFKHSTLAYSRLEDIQLQLNQPTKRLQQDVQTRWNSTFYMLQSLIEQKRALGIYGSEHELPENLAAHQWALLEKTVVVPAPFEELTRKVSCSDALASDVVPAVTVLLRILNRETEEDQGIKTMKSTLAAAVKRRFTDMEKIPLYCIATLLDPRYKDRFFSNVNIAMQAKEMLKVELQSVNTRRIWKSHLPEGFV, from the exons ATGCTCCGGAAGTGGGGCGTTCCCAAAACTTTGATTCATGTTGTGCTACGTGATAAtgctaaaaacatgataaaagcCATGACGGATGCCGGACTTCAGAGCCTTCCATGTTTCGCGCACACACTCCAGCTGGTGGTTAACGAGGGGCTTCTGGTCCAGAGGAGTGTAACTGATGCTGTCACTATTGGTCGGAAAATcgtaagacattttaaacactcAACGTTAGCTTACTCCCGGCTGGAAGATATACAGCTGCAGCTCAACCAACCAACAAAAAGATTGCAACAGGATGTACAGACCCGCTGGAACAGCACGTTTTACATGTTACAGTCTCTCATTGAGCAGAAGCGTGCTCTTGGAATATATGGTTCTGAACACGAGCTTCCAGAGAATCTCGCCGCTCACCAGTGGGCACTTTtggaaaaaactgttgttgttcCGGCTCCGTTTGAAGAGCTTACAAGAAAAGTAAGCTGCTCTGATGCATTGGCATCAGATGTGGTCCCTGCTGTGACTGTGCTTCTGAGAATCCTGAACAGAGAAACTGAAGAAGATCAGGGTATCAAAACAATGAAGTCGACCTTAGCTGCAGCTGTGAAGAGGCGCTTCACTGACATGGAGAAGATCCCCCTCTACTGCATTGCAACTCTACTGGATCCAAG GTACAAAGATCGTTTTTTCTCAAACGTCAACATTGCCATGCAGGCCAAAGAAATGCTGAAGGTGGAGTTGCAGAGTGTGAATACAAGGAGAATCTGGAAGAGCCACCTGCCAGAAGGCTTCGTATGA